One window of the Megalops cyprinoides isolate fMegCyp1 chromosome 2, fMegCyp1.pri, whole genome shotgun sequence genome contains the following:
- the LOC118772713 gene encoding flavin-containing monooxygenase 5-like → MALRVAVIGAGCSGLACIKCCLDEGLEPVCFESSNDIGGLWRYKEKPEPGRASIYHSVIVNSSKEMMAYSDFPPPADFPNNMHHSQVLQYLRLYAEQFDLLQHIRFQTSVYSVKERPDFSHSGQWEVETESREGDRERHIFDAVMVCTGHYTQPHLPLRDFPGIDTFTGRYFHSWEYQCTRGLEGKRIVVIGIGNSGGDIAVESSRVAEQVYLSTRRGAWVVGRLGDNGLPGDVMNSTRLFVLLQRYIPSWVDRIVEQKLNHHFDHRLYGLRPSHGFFKQIPVVNDDLPGRIISGRVVVKPNVREFRGSSVVFEDGTVVDKVDVVVFATGYNYDFPFLPSSLKARAGYRLSLYKQVFPPSLERPTLAVVGFIHALGAVIPLAEMQARWATRVFAGLQKLPPEKNMLLDIERETKEMHQRFACSERNPLQVDFIAYMDDLARQFGAWPNFLGLLLRDPRLGLNVLLGPCTPYQYRLCGPGKWAGARQAILTQWERVTRPFKTRVVPEPRPSSLPLYFTACSATLLLAVLYSMNKIPAVLQNPAGLLNRLWCLTGTTWGESVPA, encoded by the exons ATGGCTCTTCGTGTAGCGGTGATTGGGGCAGGATGCTCAGGGCTGGCCTGTATCAAGTGCTGCCTGGATGAGGGGCTGGAGCCAGTGTGCTTTGAGAGCAGCAATGATATTGGTGGCCTCTGGAGGTATAAG GAGAAACCAGAGCCTGGTCGAGCCAGCATCTACCATTCAGTCATCGTCAACAGCTCCAAAGAGATGATGGCCTACAGCGACTTCCCTCCCCCAGCAGACTTCCCCAACAACATGCACCACTCCCAGGTCCTGCAGTACCTGCGCCTCTACGCAGAGCAGTTTGACCTTCTGCAGCACATCCGCTTCCAG actagtgtgtacagtgtgaaGGAGAGGCCTGACTTCTCTCATTCAGGCCAGTGGGAGGTGGagactgagagcagagagggtgacagagagaggcacatTTTTGATGCTGTGATGGTCTGCACAGGCCACTACACACAGCCCCACCTCCCATTGAGGGACTTTCCAG GCATAGACACCTTTACAGGGCGGTACTTCCACAGCTGGGAATACCAGTGCACCCGGGGACTAGAGGGGAAGAGGATTGTGGTTATTGGGATTGGGAACTCAGGAGGGGACATTGCTGTGGAAAGCAGTAGAGTTGCAGAGCAG GTATACCTCAGCACTCGACGGGGAGCTTGGGTGGTCGGTCGCCTTGGTGACAATGGACTCCCCGGTGATGTGATGAACAGTACCCGTCTGTTTGTGCTACTGCAGCGGTACATACCATCTTGGGTCGACCGCATTGTGGAGCAGAAATTAAACCACCACTTTGACCACCGCCTGTACGGGCTACGACCATCACATGG GTTTTTCAAACAGATCCCCGTAGTTAATGATGACCTACCTGGACGCATCATCTCAGGAAGGGTGGTGGTGAAGCCCAACGTGAGGGAGTTTCGTGGCTCCAGTGTGGTGTTTGAAGACGGAACAGTGGTGGATAAGGTGGATGTAGTCGTGTTTGCCACAGGCTACAATTATGACTTCCCCTTCCTGCCGTCCTCTTTGAAGGCAAGGGCTGGTTATCGGCTGTCTCTTTACAAACAAGTCTTCCCTCCGAGTCTTGAGAGGCCCACTCTAGCCGTGGTTGGCTTCATTCATGCTCTGGGAGCCGTAATCCCCCTGGCTGAGATGCAAGCACGATGGGCGACTAGAGTCTTTGCAG GTTTACAGAAACTGCCACCAGAGAAAAACATGCTTCTGGATATcgagagagaaacaaaggaaatgcaTCAAAG GTTTGCCTGCTCAGAGCGTAACCCTCTCCAGGTGGATTTTATCGCTTACATGGATGACCTGGCACGGCAGTTCGGAGCATGGCCCAACTTCCTGGGTCTGCTGCTGCGGGACCCTCGCCTAGGTCTAAATGTGCTGCTGGGCCCCTGCACCCCATACCAGTACCGACTGTGCGGGCCGGGAAAGTGGGCGGGGGCTCGTCAGGCCATCCTCACACAGTGGGAGCGGGTCACACGCCCATTTAAGACAAGAGTCGTGCCTGAGCCTCGCCcttcctccctgcctctgtaTTTTACTGCATGTAGCGCCACCCTGCTGTTAGCTGTCCTCTACTCGATGAACAAAATCCCTGCTGTCCTGCAAAATCCTGCAGGCCTCTTGAACAGACTGTGGTGTTTGACAGGCACAACGTGGGGAGAATCAGTCCCTGCCTAA
- the LOC118772716 gene encoding LOW QUALITY PROTEIN: flavin-containing monooxygenase 5-like (The sequence of the model RefSeq protein was modified relative to this genomic sequence to represent the inferred CDS: substituted 1 base at 1 genomic stop codon), translated as MARRVAVIGAGCSGLACIKCCLDEGLEPVCFESSNDIGGLWRYKEEPEPDRASIYHSVIINTSKEMMCFSDFPIPAHFPNYMHNTLIMDYFRMYAEHFQLMHHIRFKTAVCSVKQRPDFSRSGQWEVVTENRNGNKEKHIFDAVMICVGHHVHPHIPLKDFPGIETFQGKYFHSRDYKTPEEWXGKRVVVIGIGNSGGDIAVELSRVTKQVRV; from the exons ATGGCCCGCCGTGTAGCGGTGATTGGGGCAGGATGCTCAGGGCTGGCCTGTATCAAGTGCTGCCTGGATGAGGGGCTGGAGCCAGTGTGCTTTGAGAGCAGCAATGATATTGGCGGCCTCTGGAGGTATAAG GAGGAGCCAGAGCCTGACAGGGCTAGCATCTACCATTCCGTCATCATCAACACCTCCAAAGAGATGATGTGTTTCAGCGACTTTCCCATCCCGGCTCACTTCCCCAACTACATGCACAACACCCTGATCATGGACTACTTCCGCATGTATGCAGAGCACTTCCAGCTCATGCACCACATCCGCTTCAAG ACCGCTGTCTGCAGTGTGAAGCAGAGGCCTGACTTTTCTCGATCAGGGCAGTGGGAGGTGGTGACCGAGAACAGGAACGGTAACAAGGAGAAGCATATCTTTGATGCTGTGATGATCTGTGTAGGACACCATGTTCACCCCCATATCCCCCTGAAAGACTTTCCAG GAATCGAAACATTCCAGGGGAAGTACTTCCACAGCCGTGACTACAAAACCCCAGAAGAGTGGTGAGGGAAGAGAGTGGTGGTGATAGGGATTGGGAACTCTGGAGGAGATATCGCTGTGGAGCTGAGTAGAGTCACCAAGCAGGTACGTGTCTGA